The Halobacillus ihumii genomic sequence TTTCCTCCCTGACCGATGATAATATCGGTTGCCACTTCTGCTCCTTTATTTCTGCTTCAGTTTGCCTGGTGACTTCAACTTCATATTTTAATTGCTCTTGAGAATAAATTGCATTGTGGACCAACTTTTCAATGTCATCCTTCACTTTATTATAATGTTGTTCGCTTCCTACAATTTCTACTTTTATAATATGTGGTGTCCGAGCATCGATCCCCAACGTAGTAAAACGATAACCTTCTTGTTGCAATACCTCTTGGGTGATTTGGAAAAGTTGATGATTCGTCCGTTCTTTTTCTCCATTCTTCCTATGAGCAAACTCTTTGTCCTGTACGTCTACGTTAATTTCAACTTCACCAATGTTGTAAGAATGGGCGAGGTCTTTAATAACCTGTACTATTTCATCTTCAAGTTCTTGTTTAGATGTTTTATCCCTTACAAAAACAGTGATATTAGGTGGTTCCGAGGAGAAAAACATAGACATTGCAACATCAACTACACCTTGATAATTATTAGTTAATGTTTCATGCGCCTTGCCAAAGAAATGATTTAACTTTTCTTCCCTATCCTCAGTTTGGGCTATACTCTGCAAAATTTCACTAACTAAAGGAACATTCGACATCACTTTTGCCATAGCCGGAGAAACGAATGCTGACCCTATTAACAAACAAAATACTATTACAGCAGCACCACTAAGATAAGTCACTTTCTTGCCAAAGCTCCACTTTTTCTTTTTTCCTCGCTTAATGGCAGACTTAATAGCAGTATTCAACTTTTCTTCAGGAACCTCTATTTTGTCTACATCCTTCTTAAAATTCGGAAAGTCATTGTTCATTTAATACTTTCCTCCTTTAAATCCATTTTTAACTGTTTAACGGCACGGTGTAAATGAGTCTTTACCGTTCCTTCAGGGCGATCCAGCGTTTCAGCAATTTGTTTTATCGTAAAATCTTTATAATACCTGAGGATGATTATTGATTTATATTGATCTTGTAACCGATTAATAGCATCGACTAAATCAATGCTGTCTTCTTCCCGATGAACTTCTCTTGTATGAAAATTTTCAATTTCATCAATAGGTATTACACGTTTGTTCTTCTTGATAAAATCCAATGCCTGATTAATTAAAATTCGTGTTAACCACGTAGAAAAATATTTATTCTCCTTTAATGTTTTCATCGATATGTACGCCTTGTATATGGCTTCCTGGACAATATCTAAAGCATCGCTTTCATTTTTTACATACACATATGCCATACGGTAAAGTTTGTTTTTCTCTTCTTGAATCAATTCCTGAAAAGCTTTATCGCTTCCCCTTTTTGCCTTTTTTACCTTCTTCTGATCCGCCATGTTTTCCTCCTTCCGCTCCAATTCTTAGACTCGAAACAAACCTAAAACGTTTCAATAAAAAAAGAACCTCACAAATCGAGATTCTCTAGCAAGAGAGCTATTTTTCTATACAGGATGCCCCAATTATTCACCTTATCAACTTTTTCTTAAAAGCCGTTATTATTAGAAAATGGTTTAGAACCGAGCCATTCTGTTTTTTTGAAAGGGACTTGATCTCTTTTTGTTAACATTTCATCGATTACAAAGTAGCATGTACTTACTGGCAAGGACATATAGAACAATACTTGAAAGTAGTGTTCCTTCAGAAAAGTAATAGTGATGATAACTGCAATCACTATATGAAGACCAAGACTAATTTCCATTTTACAACTTAAAATAAAGTCCGCTATCCAACTCTTATGTATTCCTATTAATTGAATACCCAACTTCCTAAAATTTGAACAACCACTATTACAACGGCGATGATCGGGCCGACAACAAAAACTCCTACAAACAAAGACTTTAAGATATCAAAAAGTATTGGAGGATTTTTCTTCTTATTATTTTCATTCATATCCTGTAAAGTCTGATTTATGCTTTCCAATTCTTCTAGGACTTGCTTTTCCACATCTTTTTCCACTTATATCACCACCAACTCTAGCTTAATTACAATTATTTCAAAATCCCATCATATTCTCAATAGATTACTTCACAATCTGACCCAAACGTAGAAATTAGCGCTATTCCACAGATTTAGCGAGTGGATTTAGATTAAATGTAACGAGTTGAATATTACTACAATAATGGCCAACAAAATAAGTAAACATATTTATCAAATCATTAAAAGTATAAATTGCTCAACACTCTATGGGACATACTAACAATTATACATAGATGAGTGAGGAGGTTCACCTATGGTTGATTCTTTATTATTTCAAGTAGTCATGATCGGGGTCCTCGGGATCGGCGCCCAATGGCTCGCCTGGCATTTTCGTTTTCCAGCCATTGTAGCGATGTCCCTTGCTGGCTTACTTGCTGGACCGCTTTTCGGCATCTTGACCCCAAAAGATG encodes the following:
- a CDS encoding DUF4179 domain-containing protein produces the protein MNNDFPNFKKDVDKIEVPEEKLNTAIKSAIKRGKKKKWSFGKKVTYLSGAAVIVFCLLIGSAFVSPAMAKVMSNVPLVSEILQSIAQTEDREEKLNHFFGKAHETLTNNYQGVVDVAMSMFFSSEPPNITVFVRDKTSKQELEDEIVQVIKDLAHSYNIGEVEINVDVQDKEFAHRKNGEKERTNHQLFQITQEVLQQEGYRFTTLGIDARTPHIIKVEIVGSEQHYNKVKDDIEKLVHNAIYSQEQLKYEVEVTRQTEAEIKEQKWQPILSSVREETHKRYNKVTGFAFSFHPKPLQIILKTSLSEGGQSKRTAEQIANYARQVVEIKRDKLSIEKIPYKIIIRDKEQEAIYEILYK
- a CDS encoding sigma-70 family RNA polymerase sigma factor, producing the protein MADQKKVKKAKRGSDKAFQELIQEEKNKLYRMAYVYVKNESDALDIVQEAIYKAYISMKTLKENKYFSTWLTRILINQALDFIKKNKRVIPIDEIENFHTREVHREEDSIDLVDAINRLQDQYKSIIILRYYKDFTIKQIAETLDRPEGTVKTHLHRAVKQLKMDLKEESIK